The Brachybacterium huguangmaarense genome contains a region encoding:
- a CDS encoding acetyl-CoA C-acetyltransferase → MPEAVIVAAVRSPIGRARKGSLASIRPDELAAQTVRAALDRVPALDPREIDDLQLGCAIPEGHQGGNLARTVAVRLGLDTVPGATVTRFCASSLETTRSAFHAIRAGEADVIVSAGVESISFSSGRLLDDDARDPYFAEAMERTERRAHELEPTPWHDPRDDGRVPDPYIVMGQTAENVAEVRQVSRAAQDEYAVRSQNRAEKAVASGFFDREIVPITLPDGRVVVTDDSPRAGVTLEAVSALQPAFREHGTVTAGNCCPLSDGAAALVIMSDERAETLGVPPLARIVATGVSALSPEIMGLGPVEATRRALARAHLTMADIDLVELNEAFAAQVIPSAEDLDIPLDKLNVHGGAIALGHPWGSTGARMITTLLNGLRSRDQHVGLATLCVGGGQGMALIVERMN, encoded by the coding sequence TTGCCCGAGGCCGTCATTGTCGCCGCCGTCCGTTCGCCCATCGGCCGCGCCCGCAAGGGATCGCTCGCCTCGATCCGCCCGGACGAGCTCGCCGCGCAGACCGTCCGGGCCGCCCTCGACCGGGTGCCCGCCCTCGACCCGCGCGAGATCGACGACCTGCAGCTCGGCTGCGCGATCCCCGAGGGACACCAGGGAGGCAACCTCGCGCGCACGGTCGCGGTGCGGCTCGGGCTCGACACCGTGCCGGGCGCGACCGTGACCCGCTTCTGCGCGTCGAGCCTCGAGACCACCCGCTCCGCCTTCCACGCGATCCGCGCCGGCGAGGCCGACGTGATCGTCTCCGCGGGCGTCGAGTCGATCAGCTTCTCGAGCGGGCGGCTGCTCGACGACGACGCCCGCGACCCGTACTTCGCCGAGGCGATGGAGCGCACCGAGCGCCGCGCCCACGAGCTCGAACCCACCCCGTGGCACGACCCGCGCGACGACGGCCGCGTGCCCGATCCGTACATCGTCATGGGGCAGACCGCCGAGAACGTCGCCGAGGTGCGGCAGGTGTCGCGCGCGGCCCAGGACGAGTACGCCGTGCGGTCCCAGAACCGTGCCGAGAAGGCCGTCGCGAGCGGCTTCTTCGACCGCGAGATCGTCCCCATCACCCTGCCCGACGGCCGCGTCGTCGTCACCGACGACTCCCCGCGCGCCGGCGTCACCCTCGAGGCGGTCTCCGCGCTCCAGCCCGCCTTCCGCGAGCACGGCACCGTCACCGCGGGCAACTGCTGCCCGCTCTCGGACGGCGCCGCGGCGCTCGTGATCATGTCCGACGAGCGCGCCGAGACGCTCGGCGTGCCACCGCTCGCCCGCATCGTCGCGACCGGGGTGAGCGCCCTGAGCCCCGAGATTATGGGGCTCGGGCCGGTCGAGGCGACCCGTCGGGCCCTCGCGCGCGCCCACCTCACGATGGCCGACATCGATCTGGTCGAGCTCAACGAGGCGTTCGCCGCCCAGGTGATCCCGAGCGCCGAGGACCTCGACATCCCGCTCGACAAGCTCAACGTGCACGGCGGCGCGATCGCGCTCGGCCACCCGTGGGGGTCGACCGGCGCGCGCATGATCACCACGCTCCTGAACGGCCTGCGCTCGCGCGACCAGCACGTGGGTCTCGCGACCCTGTGCGTCGGCGGCGGGCAGGGCATGGCCCTCATCGTCGAGAGGATGAACTGA